One Dysosmobacter welbionis DNA segment encodes these proteins:
- the purM gene encoding phosphoribosylformylglycinamidine cyclo-ligase, whose amino-acid sequence MESYSESYRKSGVDITAGYAGVKLMAPHVARTRIPGVVSGIGGFGGLFAPDLTGIREPVLVSGTDGVGTKIRIAQLLDRHDTVGVDCVAMCVNDIICCGAKPLFFLDYIAIGKNVPEKVAAIVSGVAEGCVQAGCALIGGETAEHPGIMAPEEYDLAGFSVGIVDKGDIIDPDRVRSGDVVLALPSSGLHSNGFSLVRKVFHVEHANLTVYCEDLGESLGEALLTPTRIYVKPVLAAIDAAEVHGISHITGGGFYENIPRCLPDGMTVKIEKAAVRTPPIFKMLRETGHIPERDMFNTFNMGVGMAVIVSRDTADQALSALAQHGCPGYVIGEVISGEERVILC is encoded by the coding sequence ATGGAGAGTTATTCGGAGAGCTACCGGAAGTCCGGCGTGGACATCACCGCAGGCTACGCCGGTGTGAAGCTGATGGCCCCCCACGTGGCCCGGACCAGGATCCCCGGGGTAGTGTCCGGCATTGGAGGCTTTGGCGGGTTGTTCGCCCCGGACCTGACCGGCATACGTGAGCCGGTGCTGGTGTCCGGCACCGATGGGGTGGGCACCAAAATCCGCATCGCCCAGCTGCTGGACCGGCACGACACCGTGGGCGTGGACTGCGTGGCCATGTGCGTCAACGACATCATCTGCTGCGGGGCAAAGCCCCTGTTCTTTCTGGACTACATCGCCATCGGCAAGAATGTGCCGGAGAAGGTGGCCGCCATTGTCTCCGGCGTGGCAGAGGGCTGCGTCCAGGCGGGCTGCGCCCTCATCGGCGGCGAGACTGCCGAGCACCCCGGCATCATGGCGCCGGAGGAATACGACCTGGCGGGCTTTTCCGTGGGCATCGTGGACAAGGGCGATATCATCGACCCGGACCGGGTCCGCTCCGGGGACGTGGTGCTGGCCCTGCCCTCCTCCGGCCTCCACTCCAACGGATTCTCCCTGGTGCGGAAGGTCTTTCACGTGGAGCATGCCAATCTGACGGTCTACTGTGAAGATCTGGGGGAGAGCCTGGGCGAGGCCCTGCTGACCCCCACCCGCATCTATGTGAAGCCGGTGCTGGCCGCCATCGACGCGGCAGAGGTCCACGGCATCAGCCACATCACCGGCGGGGGCTTTTATGAGAACATCCCCCGGTGCCTGCCGGATGGGATGACGGTGAAAATTGAGAAGGCTGCCGTCCGGACGCCACCCATCTTCAAAATGCTCCGGGAGACCGGCCACATCCCGGAGCGGGACATGTTCAACACCTTCAACATGGGGGTCGGCATGGCGGTGATCGTCTCCCGGGACACGGCGGACCAGGCCCTCTCCGCCCTGGCCCAGCACGGCTGCCCCGGCTATGTGATAGGTGAGGTGATCTCCGGAGAGGAACGGGTGATCCTATGCTGA
- the purC gene encoding phosphoribosylaminoimidazolesuccinocarboxamide synthase, with translation MQKLEQLYEGKAKKVFRTDDPELYIVDYKDDATAFNGLKKGTIAGKGVINNQMTNHLMRRIEKAGIPTHFVQELSERETLVKKVSIVPLEVIIRNLSAGSFAKRYGVEEGIVFDAPTIEFSYKNDELGDPLLNSYHALALKLATAEEIETIKKYAFAVNDILKAFWAECGVTLVDFKLEFGRLTDGTIVLADEISPDTCRLWDEKTHEKLDKDRFRRDLGGVEGAYAEVMQRLLAHDAD, from the coding sequence ATGCAGAAGCTGGAACAGCTCTATGAGGGAAAGGCCAAGAAGGTCTTCCGCACCGACGACCCGGAACTTTACATCGTGGACTACAAGGACGACGCCACCGCCTTCAACGGCCTGAAGAAGGGCACCATTGCGGGCAAGGGCGTCATCAACAACCAGATGACCAACCATCTGATGCGGCGGATCGAAAAGGCCGGCATTCCCACCCACTTCGTTCAGGAGCTGAGTGAGCGGGAGACCCTGGTGAAGAAGGTCTCCATCGTGCCGCTGGAGGTTATCATCCGCAACCTCTCTGCCGGGTCCTTCGCCAAGCGGTACGGTGTGGAGGAGGGCATCGTATTCGACGCTCCCACCATCGAGTTCTCCTACAAGAACGACGAACTGGGAGATCCCCTGCTGAACAGCTATCACGCCCTGGCGCTGAAGCTGGCCACAGCGGAGGAGATCGAGACCATCAAGAAGTACGCCTTTGCCGTCAACGACATTCTCAAGGCCTTCTGGGCAGAGTGCGGCGTCACGCTGGTGGACTTCAAGCTGGAGTTCGGCAGACTGACCGACGGCACGATCGTTCTGGCGGACGAGATCAGCCCCGACACCTGCCGCCTCTGGGACGAAAAGACCCATGAGAAGCTGGACAAGGACCGCTTCCGCCGGGACCTGGGCGGCGTGGAGGGCGCCTATGCCGAGGTCATGCAGAGACTGCTTGCCCATGATGCCGACTGA
- a CDS encoding S-layer homology domain-containing protein — translation MRRRIWRGWILCLCACLLLCGAASGTGSTPPDAVSRGAFADALYDAHVAHGGAPVVSEGSSAPFRDVGSWSPYFEALCWAKASGIAGGYAGGAFRPAAPVTRQQATVMLYRYAKTTDLPLEKGSDRDLAGYRDVDTIPTWSREAVQWAVRNGLWFSGSATELQAAENVSWEELAVLTQRLFLGGMPAAALSAAPEGLTMELQQCTTTGAVVVLQNAAEETFSYGADYGLYRQVNGGWYQMNKEMDTIAIAYELAPGESRKLTLSWGELDWGGVLPAGTYCVAQGGLLGEQQVTVSVTFAIK, via the coding sequence ATGAGACGTCGGATCTGGAGAGGTTGGATATTGTGCCTGTGCGCCTGCTTGCTGCTGTGCGGTGCCGCCAGCGGGACTGGAAGCACACCGCCGGACGCGGTGAGCCGCGGGGCCTTTGCAGACGCCCTGTATGACGCCCATGTGGCCCACGGCGGCGCTCCTGTGGTCAGCGAGGGCAGCTCCGCACCCTTCCGGGATGTGGGCTCCTGGTCTCCGTATTTCGAGGCGCTCTGTTGGGCTAAGGCCAGCGGCATCGCAGGGGGCTATGCAGGCGGTGCCTTCCGTCCTGCGGCACCGGTGACCCGCCAGCAGGCGACGGTGATGCTGTACCGCTATGCCAAGACCACGGACCTGCCGCTGGAGAAGGGGAGCGACCGGGATCTGGCCGGATACCGGGACGTGGATACCATCCCAACCTGGAGTCGGGAGGCTGTCCAATGGGCCGTGCGGAACGGCCTGTGGTTCTCCGGCAGCGCCACGGAGCTGCAGGCGGCGGAGAACGTCTCCTGGGAGGAGCTGGCCGTTCTGACCCAGCGGCTGTTCCTGGGCGGGATGCCCGCGGCTGCCTTGTCTGCGGCGCCGGAGGGGCTGACGATGGAGCTGCAGCAATGCACTACCACCGGCGCGGTTGTGGTACTGCAAAATGCGGCGGAGGAGACCTTCTCCTATGGGGCGGACTACGGTCTCTATCGGCAGGTGAACGGCGGCTGGTATCAGATGAACAAGGAAATGGACACCATCGCCATTGCCTATGAGCTGGCCCCGGGAGAGAGCCGGAAGCTTACCCTCAGCTGGGGAGAGCTGGACTGGGGCGGCGTCCTGCCCGCCGGGACCTACTGCGTGGCGCAGGGCGGGCTGCTGGGAGAACAGCAGGTCACCGTCTCCGTCACCTTTGCCATCAAATAA
- the purF gene encoding amidophosphoribosyltransferase produces the protein MPTELSAVLPARHIQEECGVFGVYAPETTDVAPLAYYALYALQHRGQESAGIAVNDDGVFTAYRDVGLVNEVFPAERLRSLGTGTIAVGHVRYGTTGSDNKRNVQPILVNHYKGRMALAHNGNLTNSHALRQELESQGSIFQTTTDSEVIAYIIVQERLRAPSIEEAVSAAMDRIEGAYSLVISSPTKLIAVRDPHGFRPLCMGRLRDGGVVFASESCALDAIGARFERDILPGEIVVADKSGVKSDTRHCGKVPKRLCVFEFIYFARPDSVIDGSSVHVARQRAGAFLALEHPVQADIVIGVPDSGLDAALGYARQSGIPYGMGFIKNKYIGRTFISPTQAMRENEVNIKLNPIRSVVEGKRVVLIDDSIVRGTTCRRTIDLLRKAGAKEIHMRVSAPPFVAACYYGTDIDDPSKLIANNHSVEEIAKIIGVDSLGYLSLQDVVKLADNTQCGFCTACFGGGYPTAVPQDGGKDRFECKISERERT, from the coding sequence ATGCCGACTGAGCTGAGCGCCGTGCTCCCGGCCCGCCACATCCAAGAGGAGTGCGGCGTGTTCGGCGTGTACGCGCCGGAGACGACGGATGTGGCCCCCCTGGCCTATTACGCCCTGTACGCCCTCCAGCACCGGGGCCAAGAGAGCGCCGGCATCGCGGTGAACGATGATGGCGTGTTCACCGCGTACCGGGATGTGGGGCTGGTGAACGAGGTGTTTCCGGCGGAGCGGCTCCGCTCCCTGGGCACGGGCACCATCGCCGTAGGCCACGTGCGCTACGGCACCACCGGGTCCGACAACAAGCGGAACGTCCAGCCCATCCTGGTGAACCACTACAAGGGCCGCATGGCCCTGGCCCACAACGGCAACCTCACCAACTCCCACGCATTGCGCCAGGAGCTGGAGAGCCAGGGCTCCATCTTCCAGACCACCACGGACTCCGAGGTCATCGCCTACATCATCGTCCAGGAGCGTTTGCGCGCCCCCTCCATCGAGGAGGCGGTCTCCGCCGCCATGGACCGGATCGAGGGGGCCTACTCCCTGGTGATCTCCTCCCCCACCAAGCTCATCGCCGTCCGGGACCCCCACGGCTTCCGGCCGCTGTGCATGGGACGACTGCGGGACGGGGGCGTGGTGTTCGCCTCCGAGTCCTGCGCCCTGGACGCCATCGGCGCCCGGTTCGAGCGGGACATCCTGCCCGGGGAGATCGTGGTGGCGGACAAGTCCGGCGTCAAGTCCGACACCCGCCACTGCGGCAAGGTCCCCAAGCGGCTCTGCGTGTTCGAGTTCATCTACTTCGCCCGGCCGGACTCCGTCATCGACGGGTCCAGCGTCCACGTGGCACGGCAGCGGGCCGGGGCCTTCCTGGCCCTGGAGCACCCGGTCCAGGCGGACATCGTCATCGGTGTGCCGGACTCCGGCCTGGACGCCGCCCTGGGCTACGCCCGGCAGAGCGGTATCCCCTACGGCATGGGGTTCATCAAGAACAAGTACATCGGCCGCACCTTCATCTCCCCCACTCAGGCCATGCGGGAAAACGAGGTCAATATCAAGCTGAACCCCATCCGCTCCGTGGTGGAGGGCAAGCGGGTGGTGCTGATCGACGACTCCATCGTCCGGGGCACCACCTGCCGCCGGACCATCGACCTGCTGCGGAAAGCCGGGGCGAAGGAGATCCACATGCGGGTCAGCGCGCCGCCCTTTGTGGCCGCCTGCTACTACGGTACGGACATCGATGACCCCAGCAAGCTCATCGCCAACAACCACTCGGTGGAGGAGATCGCAAAGATCATCGGTGTGGATTCCCTGGGGTATCTGAGCCTGCAGGACGTGGTGAAGCTGGCGGACAATACCCAGTGCGGCTTCTGCACCGCCTGCTTCGGCGGGGGCTACCCCACCGCCGTGCCCCAGGACGGCGGCAAAGACCGATTCGAGTGCAAGATCAGTGAGAGGGAGAGGACCTGA
- the purD gene encoding phosphoribosylamine--glycine ligase — MDLLVVGGGGREHAIIKKLKENPVVETIYALPGNGGIAADAVCVPQISATDIGAIVDFAVSHAVGFAVVAPDDPLALGCVDALHAAGIPCFGPDARAARIESSKVFAKDLMKKYHIPTARYEVFDTPAAALAYLKTASFPIVIKADGLALGKGVLISRSYEEAEDAVRTMMEDRAFGDSGSRVVIEEFLTGPEVSVLAFTDGTAIAPMVSSMDHKRVGDGDTGPNTGGMGTVAPNPCYTEDIARVCMDTIFLPTLAAMRAESCPFKGCLYFGLMLTPDGPKVIEYNCRFGDPETQVVLPLLKTDLLTVMQAVESETLGSLTVEWRHASAACVILASGGYPGHYEKGKPISLPASAPGNVTIYHAGDRLDENGQLVTSGGRVLGVTATGPTLRQALHDAYAAARAVDFDGKYLRHDIGQRALAALAD, encoded by the coding sequence ATGGATCTTCTCGTAGTAGGCGGCGGCGGCCGGGAGCACGCCATCATCAAAAAACTGAAAGAAAATCCGGTGGTGGAGACGATTTACGCCCTGCCGGGCAACGGCGGCATCGCCGCTGACGCCGTTTGTGTGCCGCAGATCAGCGCCACAGACATCGGCGCTATTGTGGACTTCGCCGTCTCCCACGCCGTGGGGTTCGCGGTGGTGGCGCCGGACGATCCTCTGGCTCTGGGGTGTGTGGACGCCCTCCACGCCGCGGGCATCCCCTGCTTCGGGCCGGACGCCAGAGCCGCCCGGATCGAGTCCAGCAAGGTCTTTGCCAAGGACCTGATGAAAAAATATCACATCCCCACCGCCCGATATGAGGTGTTCGATACGCCCGCTGCGGCGCTCGCCTATTTGAAAACCGCCTCCTTCCCCATCGTCATCAAGGCGGACGGTCTGGCCCTGGGCAAGGGCGTGCTGATCTCCCGGTCCTATGAAGAGGCAGAGGATGCCGTCAGGACCATGATGGAGGACCGGGCCTTCGGGGACTCCGGCAGCCGGGTGGTGATCGAGGAGTTTTTGACTGGCCCGGAGGTCAGCGTCCTGGCTTTCACCGACGGCACCGCCATCGCCCCCATGGTGTCCTCCATGGACCACAAGCGGGTGGGGGACGGAGATACTGGCCCCAACACCGGCGGCATGGGCACCGTGGCTCCCAACCCCTGCTACACCGAGGACATCGCCCGAGTGTGCATGGACACCATCTTCCTGCCCACTCTGGCCGCCATGCGGGCGGAAAGCTGCCCCTTCAAGGGCTGCCTGTACTTCGGTTTGATGCTGACCCCGGACGGGCCCAAGGTCATCGAGTACAACTGCCGCTTCGGGGACCCGGAGACCCAGGTGGTGCTGCCCCTGCTGAAAACAGACCTGCTGACGGTCATGCAGGCGGTGGAAAGCGAGACCCTGGGATCGCTCACCGTGGAATGGCGGCACGCCTCCGCCGCCTGTGTGATCTTGGCCTCCGGCGGGTATCCAGGGCACTACGAAAAGGGTAAGCCCATCTCTCTGCCCGCGTCGGCACCGGGAAACGTGACCATCTACCACGCCGGGGACAGACTGGACGAGAATGGGCAGCTGGTCACCAGCGGCGGCCGGGTACTGGGCGTCACCGCCACCGGTCCCACTTTGCGGCAGGCTTTGCACGACGCCTACGCCGCCGCCAGGGCGGTGGACTTTGACGGCAAATACCTGCGCCATGACATCGGCCAGCGGGCTCTGGCGGCTCTGGCGGACTGA
- a CDS encoding 2-hydroxyacid dehydrogenase, whose amino-acid sequence MKIVILGAEARYRAYQPAMPFIQQQELVFLDKDSTEAEILAAGADAEVLFVDAITVVSAALMEHMPCLRLIHSEGVAFDRIDLSAARERGIYVCNNKGCNAGAVAEQTVLLILMLLRHALEGDEAVRAGRQMEMKERCMVEGITELSACKVGLVGFGDIARAAAERLVPFGCELYYYTKHRRLPEEEKKYHVTYLPLEELAEKSDIVSLHCAVTEETRNLVDAALLRRMKPTAYLINTARGDLVDNEALRQALLEGRIAGAGLDTLSPEPVPAGHPLTALPPEVHRKVVLAPHLGGITEASFRRAHAHMWRNVEHLAAGERPDNIVNGL is encoded by the coding sequence GTGAAGATTGTGATCCTGGGTGCGGAGGCCCGTTACCGGGCCTATCAGCCCGCGATGCCCTTCATCCAGCAGCAGGAGCTGGTATTTCTGGACAAGGACAGCACGGAGGCAGAGATTCTGGCCGCCGGCGCTGATGCGGAGGTGCTGTTCGTGGACGCCATCACGGTGGTGTCCGCTGCTCTGATGGAACACATGCCCTGCCTGCGGCTGATTCACTCGGAGGGGGTGGCGTTTGACCGCATTGACCTCTCCGCCGCCCGGGAGCGGGGCATTTACGTCTGCAACAACAAGGGCTGCAACGCCGGGGCCGTGGCGGAGCAGACGGTCCTGCTGATACTGATGCTCCTGCGCCATGCCCTGGAGGGGGACGAGGCCGTCCGGGCGGGACGGCAGATGGAGATGAAAGAGCGGTGCATGGTGGAGGGGATCACGGAGCTCTCTGCCTGCAAGGTGGGCCTGGTAGGATTTGGAGACATTGCGCGGGCCGCGGCGGAGCGGCTGGTCCCCTTCGGCTGCGAGCTGTACTACTACACCAAGCACCGCCGCTTGCCGGAAGAGGAGAAAAAATACCACGTCACCTACCTGCCGTTGGAGGAGCTGGCGGAGAAGAGCGACATCGTCAGCCTCCACTGCGCTGTCACGGAGGAGACCCGGAATCTGGTGGATGCCGCTCTGCTGCGGCGGATGAAACCCACAGCGTACCTCATCAACACCGCCCGGGGAGACCTTGTGGACAACGAGGCCCTGCGGCAGGCCCTGCTGGAGGGGCGAATCGCTGGAGCGGGGTTGGACACGCTGTCCCCGGAGCCGGTGCCGGCGGGGCACCCCCTGACGGCGCTGCCGCCGGAGGTCCATCGGAAAGTGGTCCTGGCACCCCACCTGGGCGGCATTACAGAGGCATCCTTCCGTCGGGCCCATGCCCACATGTGGCGAAATGTGGAGCATTTGGCTGCGGGAGAGCGGCCGGACAACATCGTCAACGGCCTGTGA
- the purE gene encoding 5-(carboxyamino)imidazole ribonucleotide mutase has protein sequence MKKVAVIMGSDSDWPVVKGACTQLDALDIPYEAHILSAHRTPTQAAEFAKSARERGFGVVICAAGMAAHLAGAFAANTTLPVIGIPMKGGVLDGLDALLATVQMPGGIPVATVALNGAKNAAVLAAQILAVEDEALTRRLEAERRKMAEQIAEKDAKLQEELLKS, from the coding sequence ATGAAAAAAGTTGCCGTCATCATGGGCAGCGACAGTGACTGGCCCGTGGTCAAAGGGGCCTGTACCCAGCTGGACGCCCTGGACATCCCCTATGAGGCCCATATCCTCAGCGCCCACCGGACGCCGACCCAGGCGGCTGAGTTCGCCAAGTCCGCCCGGGAGCGGGGATTCGGCGTGGTCATCTGCGCCGCCGGCATGGCTGCCCATCTGGCGGGGGCCTTTGCCGCCAACACCACCCTGCCTGTCATCGGCATTCCCATGAAGGGGGGCGTCCTGGATGGACTGGATGCCCTGCTGGCCACAGTCCAGATGCCCGGCGGCATCCCGGTGGCTACGGTAGCACTGAACGGCGCGAAAAATGCTGCTGTGCTGGCCGCCCAGATCCTGGCGGTGGAGGACGAGGCCCTGACCCGGCGCCTGGAAGCGGAGCGGCGGAAGATGGCGGAGCAGATCGCCGAGAAGGACGCCAAGCTCCAGGAGGAACTCCTGAAATCGTGA
- a CDS encoding IMP cyclohydrolase, which produces MKQDLCALLRGNPYPGRGIVLGMTPDGKSSVAVYFIMGRSANSRNRVFAEEPDGIRTQAADPARMEDPSLIIYHPVRQMGRGLIVTNGDQTDTILEFLKQGLPMEQALRTREFEPDGPNWTPRISGLLGPNGSYKLSILKAADGTGRRCLRQTFEYPGQPGTGHFLHTYAGDGDPLPSFAGEPEQVAVEGDIDSLASAVWDALDEANRISLFVRFTDLETRDFQQRIVNKYSGKETQA; this is translated from the coding sequence GTGAAACAGGATTTATGTGCCCTGCTGCGGGGCAATCCCTATCCCGGCCGTGGGATCGTGCTGGGCATGACGCCGGACGGCAAGTCGTCCGTGGCCGTCTATTTCATCATGGGCCGCAGCGCCAACAGCCGCAACCGCGTCTTCGCGGAGGAGCCGGACGGCATCCGTACCCAGGCGGCGGACCCCGCCAGGATGGAGGACCCCAGCCTCATCATCTACCACCCGGTACGGCAGATGGGCCGGGGACTCATCGTCACCAACGGGGACCAGACGGACACCATCCTGGAGTTTTTAAAGCAGGGCCTTCCCATGGAGCAGGCCCTCCGCACGCGGGAATTCGAGCCGGACGGTCCCAACTGGACCCCGCGGATTTCCGGGCTGCTGGGGCCCAACGGCAGTTACAAGCTGTCCATCCTGAAAGCCGCCGACGGGACCGGCAGACGCTGCCTGCGGCAGACCTTCGAGTATCCCGGCCAGCCGGGGACCGGCCACTTCCTCCACACCTACGCCGGAGACGGCGATCCCCTGCCCTCCTTTGCCGGAGAGCCGGAGCAGGTGGCCGTGGAAGGGGACATTGACAGCCTCGCCAGCGCCGTTTGGGACGCTCTGGACGAGGCCAACAGGATCTCCCTCTTCGTCCGCTTCACAGACCTGGAGACCCGGGACTTCCAGCAGCGCATCGTCAACAAGTATTCCGGAAAGGAGACCCAGGCATGA
- the purN gene encoding phosphoribosylglycinamide formyltransferase, which yields MLNKARIAVLVSGGGTNLEALLNAQEAGALPHVEIVLVLSSNPEAYALERAKRRGVPAIPLSRKQLGQEPFEAALMEALTQYRVDLVVLAGFLSILSADFVRRWPDRIVNVHPSLIPAFCGKGYYGLKVHEAALRRGVRVTGATVHLVNEIPDGGRILLQKAVDILPGDTPETLQRRVMEQAEWVLLPQAAEQLAAHIATEKEEHL from the coding sequence ATGCTGAACAAGGCCCGTATCGCTGTGCTGGTCTCCGGCGGCGGCACCAACCTGGAGGCGCTGCTGAACGCTCAGGAAGCAGGCGCCCTGCCCCACGTGGAGATCGTGCTGGTCCTCTCCAGCAATCCCGAAGCCTACGCTCTGGAGCGGGCAAAACGCCGCGGCGTGCCTGCCATTCCCCTGTCCCGGAAGCAGCTGGGGCAGGAGCCGTTTGAGGCGGCGCTGATGGAGGCGCTGACGCAGTACCGGGTGGATCTGGTCGTGCTGGCCGGGTTCCTGTCCATCCTGTCCGCGGACTTCGTCCGTCGCTGGCCGGACCGGATCGTCAACGTCCATCCCTCCCTGATCCCCGCCTTCTGTGGGAAGGGGTATTACGGGCTGAAGGTCCATGAGGCAGCCCTCCGCCGTGGCGTCAGGGTCACCGGCGCTACCGTCCATCTGGTGAACGAGATCCCGGACGGGGGGCGCATCCTGCTGCAGAAAGCGGTGGACATTCTGCCCGGCGACACGCCGGAAACCTTGCAGCGCCGGGTCATGGAACAGGCGGAGTGGGTGCTGCTGCCCCAGGCCGCAGAACAGCTGGCCGCCCACATCGCCACGGAAAAGGAGGAGCATCTGTGA
- a CDS encoding phosphoribosylaminoimidazolecarboxamide formyltransferase produces MNELELKYGCNPNQKPARIFMRDGSDLPLTVLNGKPGYINFLDALNAWQLVRELKEATGLPAAASFKHVSPAGAAVGNPLRDVERQMYFVEEGADLSPIACAYIRARGADRLCSYGDWAALSDVCDAATARYLKYEVSDGIIAPGYTDEALEILKTKKKGNYNVVQIDPDYVPAPQEYKDAFGVTFQQGRNNFEINEALLTNLVTENKDLPEAAKRDMIVALITLKYTQSNSVCYVKDGQAIGVGAGQQSRIHCTRLAGTKADTWWLRHHPKVLGLQFVENIRRPDRDNAIDVYLSDEYEDVLAEGIWQKTFAVRPDPLTAEEKKTWIAALTGVTCGSDAFFPFGDNVERARKSGVQYIVEPGGSIRDDHVIETANKYGMVIAFTGMRLFHH; encoded by the coding sequence ATGAACGAACTGGAACTGAAATACGGCTGCAATCCCAACCAGAAGCCCGCCCGCATCTTCATGCGGGACGGGTCCGACCTGCCCCTCACGGTGCTGAACGGCAAGCCGGGATACATCAACTTTCTGGACGCGCTGAACGCCTGGCAGCTGGTGCGGGAACTGAAAGAAGCCACCGGCCTGCCCGCCGCCGCGTCCTTCAAGCACGTGTCCCCCGCCGGGGCCGCCGTGGGCAACCCCCTCAGGGATGTGGAGCGGCAGATGTACTTTGTGGAGGAGGGCGCAGACCTTTCCCCCATCGCCTGTGCCTACATCCGGGCCCGGGGTGCGGACCGGCTGTGCTCCTACGGGGACTGGGCGGCCCTCTCCGACGTGTGCGACGCCGCCACCGCCCGGTATCTGAAATATGAGGTGTCCGACGGCATCATCGCCCCCGGCTACACCGACGAAGCCCTGGAGATATTGAAAACCAAGAAGAAGGGCAATTACAACGTCGTGCAGATCGACCCGGACTACGTCCCCGCCCCCCAGGAGTACAAGGACGCGTTCGGCGTCACCTTCCAACAGGGGCGGAACAACTTTGAGATCAATGAGGCGCTCCTCACCAACCTTGTCACGGAGAACAAGGACCTGCCGGAAGCGGCCAAGCGGGACATGATCGTGGCCCTCATCACCCTGAAATACACCCAGTCCAACTCCGTCTGCTACGTGAAGGACGGACAGGCCATCGGCGTGGGAGCGGGCCAGCAGAGCCGCATCCACTGCACCCGCCTGGCGGGCACCAAGGCGGACACCTGGTGGCTCCGCCACCATCCCAAGGTGCTGGGCCTGCAATTCGTGGAGAACATTCGCCGCCCGGACCGGGATAACGCCATCGATGTATATCTCTCCGACGAGTATGAGGACGTGCTGGCGGAGGGCATCTGGCAGAAGACCTTCGCCGTGCGCCCCGATCCTCTGACGGCGGAGGAGAAAAAAACCTGGATCGCAGCCCTCACCGGCGTCACATGCGGCTCCGACGCCTTCTTCCCCTTCGGCGATAATGTGGAGCGGGCGAGAAAATCCGGCGTCCAGTACATCGTTGAGCCCGGCGGTTCCATCCGGGATGACCATGTCATTGAAACAGCCAACAAATACGGCATGGTGATAGCGTTTACAGGGATGCGGCTGTTCCACCACTGA
- a CDS encoding GntR family transcriptional regulator: MSGQPAQTKTIRSQLLADMKDGAYASCERLPRESVLAEKLGISRTQLRDILASLEREGFITRRHGVGTIINRHVLNVQTRMDIEVEFLDMIRQSGHEPAVAFVRVSDGTADAQVAAQLRIPEDTPIIRIARLCTADGRPAIYCEDVVEKALAKGDYTIQDFKLPIFHFLQRFCGIYPYLDLTDVRPAAADAALAEIFQVPMGTPLLNMEEVDYDIDGRPVFCSSEYFVDGIFRHTVMRKKL; the protein is encoded by the coding sequence ATGAGCGGTCAGCCGGCCCAGACCAAGACCATCCGCTCTCAGCTGCTTGCCGACATGAAGGACGGTGCCTACGCCAGCTGCGAGCGCCTGCCCCGGGAGAGTGTCCTGGCAGAGAAGCTGGGAATCAGCCGCACGCAGCTGCGGGACATTCTGGCCTCTCTGGAGCGGGAGGGCTTCATCACCCGCCGCCACGGAGTTGGCACCATCATCAACCGCCATGTGCTGAACGTCCAGACCCGCATGGACATTGAGGTAGAGTTCCTGGACATGATCCGCCAGAGCGGACATGAGCCGGCGGTGGCCTTTGTCCGGGTTTCCGATGGGACTGCCGATGCCCAGGTGGCCGCTCAGCTCCGCATTCCGGAGGACACCCCCATCATCCGCATCGCCCGGCTGTGCACCGCGGATGGCCGGCCCGCCATCTACTGCGAGGACGTGGTGGAAAAGGCCCTGGCCAAGGGGGATTACACCATCCAGGACTTCAAGCTCCCCATCTTCCACTTCCTCCAGCGGTTCTGCGGCATCTATCCCTATCTGGATCTGACAGACGTGCGGCCCGCCGCGGCGGATGCCGCCCTGGCGGAGATCTTCCAGGTGCCCATGGGCACGCCGCTGCTGAACATGGAAGAGGTGGACTATGACATCGACGGACGCCCCGTGTTCTGCTCCAGCGAGTATTTTGTGGACGGCATCTTCCGCCACACCGTCATGCGGAAAAAACTCTGA